The Desulfobotulus pelophilus genome segment GAGGTAACATTTCTGCAAAATTTGTGGTTGTTTCAGCGGGAGGTCACTCACTGCTTTTTGCGCAGAACATGGGGTATGGACACGAGTTCAGCTGCCTCCCCGTGGGAGGGTCCTATTACTTTATTCCTCCTTACCTGAGGGGCAAGGTGTACACAGTCCAAAATGACAGACTTCCCTTTGCAGCCATTCACGGAGACCCTGATTTTGTTGCTCCCGGCATGACCCGCATAGGCCCTACCGCCCTTCTGCTCCCCATGCTGGAGCGATATAACGCCAGAACAATCGTGGATTTTCTTCGGGTTCTGAAACTGGACACCTCCGTCGCAAGTGTTTTGATGGATCTATACACCGTCCCGGACATCAGAAACTATATCTTCAAAAACTTCCTGTTTGAAATTCCCTATATCAACCGGAGGCTTTTCCTGAAAGATGTGAAAAAAATTATTCCTTCCGTAAGACTGGAAGACTTGAAATTTGCCAAAGGCTTCGGTGGCCTGCGTCCCCAGCTGATTGACAAAAAGAAAAAAGAACTTCTCCTTGGTGAGGCGAAGATCGATACGGGAAAAGGGATTACTTTCAACATGACACCATCCCCGGGAGGAACCGTATGTCTTGATAACGCCCATAAAGACCTTAAAATCATTCAAAATTATCTTGGCTGCACCTTTGACGAAAATCGTTTTACGGAAGAACTTTTGTTTGGATGACATGAAGGGACAGCATAAATAATACAGGCTGCACCCTGGGGATGGGGTGCAGCCTGTACAAGGGAGGAAGTTAGGAGTGGGTTGGTGGTGTACGGTTATGGGTCATAGCAGACCCGTTACAAAGCTTTACCCAATAAACAATGTTTACTCCTGAGTCCTACCTTTCCACATACAGAACATATGTGTCAAGAAAAAAAACGGATACGATGTATCATAGGGGAAATATCAGGTATCAGGATATCTACCCCATCCCGGCCTTCCTGGGCCGCATTCAGATCCATGGACAGAAGAGTAAAGGAGGAACCAATGCCGAAAGTTCGGATCCGCCAGTATAAAGGAACCAGTGATGAAGAAGTGGGTATGGCAATCACCTCAATGGCAAGCCCCATGCTCTCGGCCTGTAATGGAGAAATGGAACTGATGGCTGCTTTTGCTGAACTGACGGTTGCCGGGTGGAATCTGTCTCTGGAACCGTCAGGGGATGATGGTTATGCGGCACGCATTGAGAGCCATTTGCCTGCCCGGCTGGCGGGAGAGCAGCGCCAGGTCCTTTATGCATTCATGGAAACGGTTATCCGGAAGCGGCAAAATAAATATCCGGGTATTCTGAAAGGAATTATTCATCATGAAATCTGTATGGACCCGGAACCCGGAATACGGGTAAGCACCCTTCCTGTACGACCTTTGTAAGTCCCATCTTTACCATCCGATGCTAATAGAATATACCGGCTGCCAAACATGATGACAGCAGGTGTAAAAAACCGGAGACTTCCTTGGGCCAAAACAGGGGGAAGCAACCGCATATTTTTTTATTACCACTGCGATACCATGAGCATAAGCTTTTGTTTTTGTGTTTAATTGCGCAGCATAGCACGCTCTGCACATTCGAAGGCATGATTATTGCTAATCATTAAAGAAGAGATCCGTTCATTTCATAACCAGACTTTAGCCCATCAACCCAGGCCTT includes the following:
- a CDS encoding FAD-dependent oxidoreductase, with product MATDRYDVLIIGGGISGTSLLYELARYTDLKHIGLIEKYRDFSLVNSAASNNSQTLHCGDIETNYSLEKAIKVNKAAHMLIHYAKAQQNTHALMEVYSKMVLGVGPEECALLRRRFENFTPHFPDMCLWEEKDIARIEPAVVKGRKDEIVAIGVQNQYTAVDYYAMAHSFVRNARRESGKTVDIRLSEPVLRIRKQENGYDITTARGNISAKFVVVSAGGHSLLFAQNMGYGHEFSCLPVGGSYYFIPPYLRGKVYTVQNDRLPFAAIHGDPDFVAPGMTRIGPTALLLPMLERYNARTIVDFLRVLKLDTSVASVLMDLYTVPDIRNYIFKNFLFEIPYINRRLFLKDVKKIIPSVRLEDLKFAKGFGGLRPQLIDKKKKELLLGEAKIDTGKGITFNMTPSPGGTVCLDNAHKDLKIIQNYLGCTFDENRFTEELLFG